TTGCTGCCCTAAATACAATTGGTTGCTTTCCTTGTTTCACAGGTACAGGGGAAACGAACGGGACCACCTCAGTCAGCGACAGTCCCGCAAAAGTCCCGCCTGAGTCTCGCATGAGAGGCGGCGTCAATCGGATAACGGAATCTCCCATGGCTTCGGTGGCGCCGCCGGAACCCTTGTTGAAGGTAGCCGATCTCCCCGGACGCGGCCGGGCACTCGTCGCCACCCGCCCCATTAAACCCGGCGAGGTCCTCCTCTCCGACTCCCCCCTCCTTCTCTACCCTGCTACCCTCCCCTCCGCCGCCGTCTTCCCCTTTTGCTCCCGCTGCTTCCGTTCCTTCCGCTCCGTCGCGACCTCCTCCTCCGTCTCCACCGGAGGAGGCCCCCTACCGTGCCCCTCCTgtgcctccctctctctcttctgctcCCGCCGCTGTCTCTCCCTCGCCGTGACCTCTTCCCATTCCTCCTGGCTCTGCCGCGCCCTCCTCCACCTTCCCTCCCTCCCCGTCGACCTCCACGCCCccgccctcttcctccttgccgccTACAACCTCGCCGCCTCCTCCCCGTCCGACTTTCTCCGCCTCCTCTCTCTGGAGGGCGCCCTCCCAGACGCCCCCGAGGCCGCCGCCCTCCACCCCTTCGTCGcctccctccttccccggcCCCTCCCCTCCGGCTTCTCGCCGGAGCTCACCGCCGCGCTCCTCGCCAAGGATAAAAGTAACGCCTTTGGCCTGATGGAGCCGTTCCGGGAGGAGGACGCCGGGGAGAGGAGGGTGAGGGCTTATGGGATCTACCCTAATGCCTCCTTCTTCAACCATGACTGCCTTCCGAATGCTTGCAGGTTCGATTATGTCGATGGTGATGGGGATCGGAACACTGACATTGTGGTGAGAGCTATCCATGACATCCCAGAGGGGAGGGAGGTGTGCTTGAGTTATTTCCCTGTTAATTGGAGCTACGCTGAGAGGCAGAGGAGGCTGACAGAGGACTATGGGTTCCAGTGCGAGTGTGATAGGTGTCAGGTGGAGAAGAATTGGAAGGATGATGAGGAAGTGGAGAgcatggaagaggaggaggaggagggaggtgaAGGGATGGAGACTTTGGAGGAAGAGAATAATGAAGGAGGAGATGGGGATGGGGATTTTCCTCATGCCTATTTCTTTGTAAGGTATCTGTGTGATAGGGAGAACTGTGGAGGAACATTGGCCCCTCAGCCACCATCGCCTCATGGTACACTGTCGAATGTAATGGAGTGCAATGTCTGTGGCCAGTTGAGGATGGAAGATAACATCAATGAAGATGTTGCTGAAGATGGTGATGGTAGTATGATCGATGAATGAACTTGATTGCCAGTTTTTGCAGGTACGCaacttctctctttccttctgtaTGTAAGTGCCTTGACCTCAGTCCTTGATTATTTCTCACTTTTCCACTTTTTGGAATCAATTTTAGTATCAATCTCCAAATGCATACTATCTATGagtggactttttttttttcctttatactGTTCATTAACTTTTCATGGAATTACTTTAAATGTACCTAGTCCAATTTTTTGTAACAATTTAGTGACCTTATTCCTATATTTCAAATTATTgtcaattaattaaatgattATACTGCATTAGGAAATTCAGATTTCCTTATGAATAAGATGATGAGGTAATGAGAAGTGATATAgtgataataaataaaaatagtgATATAGTTGAATGTTCAGTCCTGTCACAAAAGAAATGTTTTGCAAGTGTTTTGAGAGAACTAAAAGTCAACAAACTCTATATTCTTATAAAAGATTCTTTGAGATGAAAACTGAAGTAATTTTTTATGCCCATAAATGCATCATTCATGGCTGCCCTACTTTTATAGTGTGTTCATCATGGTTGCCTTTAGTAGGAGGCCCTCCTAATTCCAATAGATGAGCAAAGCTTAAATGCATCACTATGTAGCATCTATATCATGCTTCTAGCTTATATTTCAGTCATATAATATGCTGGGCTCAAGGATGTATATGACAGCTTGGAGATGTGTCCTCCACTGATATGGCATTAACCTTGGGCTTAAATTAACATGAATTGTTGTAACTGGGCATAGACTATAATATATGGAGACATTGTTTGAAATCTTGGAAAATTTGTTTTCTATTATCTTCGTAACGAAAATTTGTGCATGGAATTGGGCAATTAAAAGGTTTCAAATACCGGTATTGTGTCTCCTACCAGTTTTTGCTGGAACAGTACATTACTAGTCCTGACACATGGTATGGGATTGCATTCCATACTGATACGTATTATACCGGTCTAGAAACCTGCCGGAACTATACAATGCCATTTGTACCACCCAATTCTGTTGGTATTTGAAACCTTGGGTAGTTATATAACTATGGTATTGCCCGTAGGATTAATGTAGTTATCTATCAGAAGTTGATATGCAGATGTAATGCTGATACATTAAAAAAGAGGGCCATCAAAGGGCACTCCTAAATTGTGAACATGAGCACACGGAGATCTCCAAACCATAAATATAGCTCATGTGGTTGCATGGGCTTAATGATGCACCATCGCTTGATGAGTTGGTTCAGCAAATACTTGTGTTACAAATTTGCTTAGTGGTTATTTAGAAGGAACCAGTTACATGAGAGTACAGTGGTGGTGTCCTAAAGTTGCCTTAAGTACTAGTGTATAGAGAAAGCATGATGGGTCCTATCTGGTGAATCAGTCCAAAAAAAAGATATTGTTACCAAGAAAAGTCAGAGTGGGATTTTGATATTCTTAGTATCAACTACTGTGTTTCATGGACATTTCAGTTGGAGATGGAATACGAGGACGTATTTAGGACTAGCGGCCTATTCATGCTATAAGAACTAGAATAAAACAtaacttttgtttttttgacaAGCTTCTGTGCCTTTCAGTGGAAAAATTCATATTCACGAAACTTCAGATAGGTGGGAAGAGTGTTGTTAACAATTACTAGCTAGCATCGAGGTGCCCTCCTTTCTGAGAAAGGCATATGAGCATCTGGAGTTGATTTATTGTATGTTTATATGCTTAAGGACATGTTGAAAGATATTGGATAATGCACTATGAGTTTGATGAACTGAAAGTAAGTTTGTACTGTACAAACCTAATTCTATGTAGATATGATATAAAAAAGCATTGAAGCAACTGACTAGAACTTGATGATGTATCAATGAAAGACAACATGCCATGTCAATACACCttgaggattagttttagtttcttaCAAATAGTGTTAGGCATTAGTTTGTAACCAGATTTTACCAAACTTTAGCATTGTCATGGTCAAAATTAAAGAGTTATGGGTCTGCAATATGCCATGAGATATTCCATagagataaataattttttagggTATTTAGGCAAAGCAAATTAGAAGTCTCTTTGTTTTAATGGTACAAAAATATAAGCGGTATGAGACAATTTATTTTAAACGTTGGAATTATAAGCAATTTTTATATAGTTTAAGGGGCCTTGGAATCATATGTATTTTTGTTTATAGATATTTAGAAATTATAGatcatatttaatgatttagatttttattttgaatccccttttttatttttgaaaatgaaaACATTGGGAAATTAAGCAACTTTTATATAGTTTAAGGTATAAATCATATATATGCAATTAATATGCATACATGTGCACACATAATACATACATTAACTCATACAAACACACGCACCCACCTCATTTATATACAAATGTATGTATGTAGACATGATATGtacatgtatgcatgtatagatatatatgtgtgtatggaTACACAACTctacatgtatatatgtatatatatctgtGCGCGCGTATGCGTATATGTGcatgtgtatatgtgtgtgttgtttgtatgtttctgtgtatatatgtgcatatctatatacatatgtacatacatgtaCACATACATAtgctatatgtatgtatgcatatgtataaatgcatgcatgtatttatgtatgtatttaaGTATATAAATTCTAGACATGCCTCGCTTCTTGCCTTGATGAAGGGTTGCCATGTGATATTCATTTAGGCCAATTATTTTGCCATTGCTAAGTGGAACAAGTTTGTGATGGCCACCCATTTTGAGCTTGTGAAAAGTGCTCTTTGTTCGATTATTTCACTCCAAGAAATATGTGTTCCTATAGGTTCTACTTGACTAGGTCATAGCATGCTTAGTTTAGCGGTTCTTCATGATAAGATAATATAAAAAAAGGCAAGATTACAATATGACATAGTGTATGATTTATCCAAGTTAAATAATGAATACAAAGGGAAAAATGATATGCACTAGATTGGATTCGGTTAAGGAGATAGGTTATGATCTCACCCCTCCTGCCTAAAATTTTGAAACCCCTTAATCATTCAGGAATGTTGAAACAATGCGTTAAATGCACAAGAAGAATGCAAGTCTAAGTTAATTGAAATTACaactaaaaagagaaaaaaaagaaaagagagaaggtgAGATAGAGAAAACGAAGCTTGAACCTGGTGAAGGATGTCTAAAGTTTGCAAAAGTAATACTCCATTTATGAATGGAGGAAAAGAGTGGGTTCTAGGGAGAAAAGTTGGGTCAATAGTATATACTGGATCATGGATGAGTGTCCCTAGGTTAGGCGTGGACATGTGAAAGTGGAACATTTAAGAAGAAGAATAGAAAGATTTtagaaaatatgaaatataaGAGCTCAGACAAAAGGAGGAAAATGGAAGATAATGATGGAAGAGCAGTCTAGAAAGGAAGGTTTAAGTTATCTTGTTTTGGGGctgaaaaggaaaaattttcAATCGGATGCATGTGCTAATATGTGTCCAACTATTTGGACACATAAAATCTATGCATGAAGCTGTATCATCTTTAATAGCGACAtgttaaaaatcaaaaaaataaaccgCATGCGTCTTTTCAGTCAGAAGCATAAACACCATACATCTGATAAAtaagaattttgaatttcaaaattgGGCACATGGACAAAATCCTTTTTGCCTAATCAGACACATAGAAAATGCATCAATAAAGAGAACCTTGGATTTTGaagaaatacaaaaaaataGAGCACATTGAGAGCAAAATCTGATAGCTTAAAAAAATTCTCTGTGGTCATAGAAGGATGGAAAGCATGTTGTGCTCTTATGACACCTAGGTAGCCCTATAGAATGCTCCAAAGTGGGTTGTCTCCAACTAAACACCCTGCTTCCCTCCTTGACTGCATGCTGCGAAATGGAGGGCCAATCAAAAAAGAAGATAATACTTGCAAATGGTGTTCATTTGCAAAGGCATTTCTAATATCCAATTCTGATGGACTTTTATGGAATTACTCAACATAAATAATGGGAGAAGAgtattattgaaaaaaataacTTTGGTGCAAGTCAGTTTTCTCTCATGTTTGGTCCCCTGGCTGTGGAATTTCAGCTGTTAAGGGAGCTTGCTTGAATTTAGCTTGGGATCACAAGTGTCTGCCAATTGAAGTTATTGACTAGCAACCGCCAAACAGGGACAGTTCTTACAAAACTTTGAAATCTAGACTTGTCAAAGCTCTTTGAGAatgaatactttgaaattaaaGCATGTTTTAAAAGGAATGCCATGTTTGATTCTTGAAACATAAGCATTAAATGAAGAATTTAAGTTCTTCATGACCTCCTATATGCTT
This is a stretch of genomic DNA from Phoenix dactylifera cultivar Barhee BC4 chromosome 9, palm_55x_up_171113_PBpolish2nd_filt_p, whole genome shotgun sequence. It encodes these proteins:
- the LOC103696291 gene encoding histone-lysine N-methyltransferase ASHR2 gives rise to the protein MRGGVNRITESPMASVAPPEPLLKVADLPGRGRALVATRPIKPGEVLLSDSPLLLYPATLPSAAVFPFCSRCFRSFRSVATSSSVSTGGGPLPCPSCASLSLFCSRRCLSLAVTSSHSSWLCRALLHLPSLPVDLHAPALFLLAAYNLAASSPSDFLRLLSLEGALPDAPEAAALHPFVASLLPRPLPSGFSPELTAALLAKDKSNAFGLMEPFREEDAGERRVRAYGIYPNASFFNHDCLPNACRFDYVDGDGDRNTDIVVRAIHDIPEGREVCLSYFPVNWSYAERQRRLTEDYGFQCECDRCQVEKNWKDDEEVESMEEEEEEGGEGMETLEEENNEGGDGDGDFPHAYFFVRYLCDRENCGGTLAPQPPSPHGTLSNVMECNVCGQLRMEDNINEDVAEDGDGSMIDE